The DNA window CCCGCCCCTGTGTCATTTtacttattaaaataaaaattttaacgaaaagtttagggtactgttcactttaacgaaaaagtcaatcttattactattcactttaccttttattttgtcattatcgttaaaactcaaagttttcaaacttttttcattaattttccttattaaattTAGACAAGGATTCTCTCTGAATCTTTTTTGTGGGGATTCAAGAATCAATTAATcttatccgttcatcgtatatcgtgcaatCAGTTTTCGTttagtattatttatatttaattttaaattttaaataaattttaaccACATAACATATAATAAATAGACACGACTAATTAATCATTCGAATTTCCACGAAGAGAACCCAGATGATCCTATTCCTTAAAATttagccctttttttttccttgtgaaAAATATCTGAACATATGGCACTATTAATTCCTTAAAGTTCTATTAACAGTATGTCAACCCCCAAAATACCTATTAACATGTTAACTACAAGCCGAGCTAACCCAGCCAAGCTGAGCCGTTTTTGGAGAGAGGAACTTGTACGTTTCAAGTTATGTCGTTATGATGGTGATATATACGTATAAGTTATTCTCGTCTTTGTAAGGGTTgacaattttatattttgataATAGTTGGTTTAAAGCAGTTCAAACTTGTATTGGCTTTGGTTTTTGAACATCATTGTATTTGATTCGCAGAACTTATGACAACTCATTTTTTATGAGACAACTAAAAGTACATTATATTCAAGAAGTTTGATTTAAATAAAAGAatactaatgaaaatagctcgaaaactttgagttttaatgataaggacaaaataaagggtaaagtgaatagtaccatgtatgactttttagtgtaaaaatataatttttcgttaaaatgaacagtattgtgagcttttcattaaaactcccttgAAATAAATTGTCGCCTTTGATATTTTGCTTTTCGAGAATTTTGCTTAtgtttttttctctatttaAATTCACcatcttcaatttgaattttttaaagatggagatcccttcttctttgtttatgaagaaattcaggtttttaaaaAGACATTTATGCCCTAGCTTAAACTACTATGTTTGAAAGTTTTGGTCTTATATTGtctatttttatatattatttttaaaatatgtgctactaataagttgtgaattacAATTCAGGCTGATTTATTGTAGTAAATGATTCCGAACAGCTTGAATTCAGTATCAAGCTTGAAGTTTTTAAGCTCGCCCGAGCCTGACTTGGTTtgcttttaaattaaacaaatataatATTCAGTATGGCTCGACTTGTCTACAACCCTACAATTTAGTGgtattatttttacatagtaaATGAGATGTATCATGTTGGACTTACCTggataatcataataattaaatAGTTTTATTGAGTTTGATACTTAGTTTGTGTCACTTACCCAAAACATCACCTCTTAAAGTAAAATATTgttaaaccaaaaataaaaattagacaATAATCACAATAATATAAGGTCCAATGTGCATTAAAACATTGTTTTAGTACTattatattaataaaataatacaattTCTCTGGTTCAGGAGAAGGTCTTATGTCCGAACACCAAATAAGACCCAAAGAGCGAGACGATAGGTTAGAAAATGGGGTAGTGGTGGGCCTCAAAATTAGAGGGTGGGCCATGGTAGCGTTTTTTAGTCTGAGCAATTGGAAATTGGTGGTCGGACGCCAGACACTAGAATTTCTTTGTTTACCACTTAGCATTACAGTTTGATTAATATTCATCTCCACTTGTATGTAAGAGCTCTTAAGTTCAACTATAATGGATGgctatttttctttaaaaatgatGCATTCATTTTTGAAGTATGTCACAACGAAAACCTATGAGACCTACATTCATTTTCCAAGTATGTCATAATGAAAACCTACATACTTATTCGTATCATTTAGTTGTTCTTTTAATACACCAATATATATTTACACCaacaaatttttttagtaaTAACATCGTAAGTAGTCTACGCACTATAAATTAGTGTCCAACTCGTCATCAACCGTACCCATTTATTCCAAGTCTAGCACTAATAACCATGTCTTACAATAGGAAATTAGTGCATATCAGGTTTTTTAGTAATAACATCACAAGTAGTTTACTCACTATAAATTAGCGTCAAACTCGTCATCAACAGTGCCCATTTCTTCCAAGTCTAGTACTAATAACCGTCTCTTACAACAGGAAATTAGTGCATATCTCATAAGCCGAGTCTGGAGAAGCCGACTCAAGCAAAGCCACTCCCACATCCACACACAAAGACCCCGTACAAGTCGTGGCGGCACGCCATTGGCTGAACCACCCATCACCCGCTCCTCTATCATACGATCAGCACCACGTTGTCAATCCTCTGGCATCCAGAGAGCCACCAAATATAAAGGGCCCTTGGACATTTCTTGTGCGAGACACAGATAGCCGAGTCGTCACCGGAGGAGACGCCCTTTCCCTAcatcttctcctccttcttcgtCGCCAACAGAGAACCGAACAGCAGCAAAAATGGTGAGTTTTTCGCACTCTTTTAGCTCCGTTTTGCTCGGATAGGGTTTTCTGACTGTAACTTCTGTTTGGCTGCCGAGAAAATTCagagaaaataaagtaaaatcaCGGATTTATGTCCGATTGCGATTTCTCGACTGGTTAATCGATCATCGGTTTAAGTTGATTCGATTTTCCTGCCTCCGCTGTGTCGATCTGATAGTTTTAAGCTAATTTGGCTCCAATTTGTAGCTCATCTACTGTTATCTAAACATCTCGTGCTTTCAGATCTGgatttttgttgaaattttgatcgcgatttgttgttgttgtttttttattttttttaagattggaTTTTGCATCGTCTATGTGTTTTAGGCCGGGAATTTGATCTGGTTCTTGCTGATTGGGAATGTTGTGGATCTACTATCTGTAACAGATGATTTGGGCCGGGCCGGTCCGGTCCGGTCCGGTCCAGGTGTAATTTGTATATTTGTTCTTAAACATGTAATAAAGTAATGAGTACTTGGTAGGTACCATGAAATATTGTTGAGTACTtagtatttatgtttatttatgtaTAATTTGCTGATCTTGTAATGTTGGGCTATTAATGTGTGTGCATGTTGTGTGAGAGTCAATTTGATACGATTCGGATGAAAATTAAACATATAAAGGTGCAATTCGTATCAATTTTCTCTACTGCGCGCGGGAAAGAAGTTTGACATTGGTTGTTTTTGTTGTATTATTACTGTACTTAAGGCATTGTAGAGGACCAAAAGATTATAATTTTTGGATCATATCATGAAAAGACATTCTGAGGATAAGAAAAGTTGTGCGCATTTCACCCGAGTTGTGTGTTTTCCTTGGAAATAAGATATGATGGATTGGTTGAGGACCTGGGACTGCATGTAGAGATTCTTTGtgtcaattttttgtttgttaattttagTTTGATAAAACGTCTTTTCAATCTATATTCATTTCTCTCTTGAAAAGTTGTAGTGTAGCCGTTTGAtctttgttaattgcatgcaatTTACAGGCCAACGCAGCATCTGGTATGGCTGTGCACGATGATTGCAAACTGAAGTTTTTGGAGCTTAAGGCAAAGCGGACCTACCGCTCCATAGTTTTCAAGATTGAGGAGAAGCAAAAGCAAGTTGTGGTGGAACATGTTGGTGAACCAGCAGAAACCTATGAGCAGTTCACTGAGAAGCTTCCTGCTGATGAATGCCGTTATGCTATTTTTGATTTTGACTTTCTTACACCTGAAGGTGTCCAGAAAAGCCGGATATTCTTCATTGCCTGGTAATGCCGGGTTTATAATCATTTTCAAACATGTGTGTACCTGTTATCTAATCATCCGTTCTCtaaattcaattgttttttttccCTCTCCTTTCTATGAAGGTCTCCTGACACATCAAGGGTGAGAAGCAAGATGATATACGCAAGCTCCAAAGACAGATTCAAGAGAGAGCTCGATGGAATTCAGGTTGAGTTGCAAGCGACTGATCCAACTGAGATTGGTCTCGATGTCATTAAGAGCCGAGCCAGCTAGATTATGAATCATAGGCTATCTGGTGGGGAGTTCGTCCCTGCACCCTTTGTTACTTGCGTGATATGTTTATACATTGTGGAAATGGCGACTTGGCGAAAGATGGAATCAATTTCCAAGTTTTGCCGttgtttcttatttattttaaacaagCGTCTGTGGTTTCTGGTATATCATATGATATGTTTATTTGATAGAACCTATCTTTGTTGAGTGGCTGCTTTAGTAGCTGTATGTCAACAAACTAATATGTAGCTGTTTGTGGGGTTTAGACGGCACCTTTCCGCCTTCCGAGTGTTGTATATGACCCTTGTCATTTTACTTTGGAGCAGTATAAAAGGAGCATGCTTTTATGGCCTTTCCTTGTTGCTAATTTACTGGCTTGTTCTGTATTGCCTTGCCATCTTATTTTTGATCTTCTGGTATCTTTTCTAGTTGGTAAGAGATGTTTTTacttaggggtgtgctatccacactcatttttacttctcacacatctcttgttaatttctgtccaatgatcttcttcaattcatccgatctgacggtCGAAAACCAAGAAAACCAAAAAAGTGTGGGAGAAGtgaaaaggggtgtgtggatatcacacctttTTTACTTATGGTTGCGGCTACACTTGGGCCCGCACGCTCCCTCGAGTAAAATGTTGACTGCTTCGACGAATCATTTGGGTGTGGTTATAAGATGATGCTCTCCCCGTTTTCCATTGTTGAGTTGTGATTATGTGCTTATTTTCGGTTTTCATGTACATGCCTATCTGTTCGAGGGAAATAACTTCCCTGCTGTAGGTGTAAAATACAACTTTGGTCGATGTTGGCCTAGACCTAGTGGCACATGTGGCAGCCGTATTGGGTGGTTGGTCTGACACATGTCACCACATACAAGATATTTAACGAAGTTGAAAGAAACAAGGAAATAAAGTGATGGCTTTTAAGTTGTAAGAGCAAAGAAATCGTCCCATCTATTGTGTCTTGTACGTCCTATTTTGTGGGACGGGAATATACATGACGTGCTGGAGTCAATTCCAATCTTAACTAGTTCTAGGGACACCAACACGAACGATTTTGACCCACCTTCAGTGAGACAGCTATTCTCACAGCCCAACGCCATCAAATGCACTTATTGATCGTGCAAAGCACTTCCGTGTGAATAGCCAAACGAAAGAATGCTTCTTTGTCAAAACACTATTGATAAGTACCTCCTAAAAAATGCCAAGGAATAAAAGTGCTTTTTGAAAAGCAATCTGAAATAAGCTCTCGGTCTATATTTGAAGCAAGGAAAGAGGAATGAACAGTTGGCAGGATTTGAGGCAAAGACAGAGAGAGGAATGAACAGTTGGTTAACTGTTAACTCAACTGCACGTATTAACTCACCATACGGCGTCGTTTCACTGAAGGAAAGATAAACCCATAACCAGAAAACAAACCGCAACTTATCCGTCCATCTCTTTCTCTACTTCAGCAGCTCAAACAAATTTTCAGCTCAATTTAAAAGCTGCTTTTAGCCTTTCTTCTCCGCCATGGCCTGAAAGCACCCCATCCGTTTGTTGAATTGCTTCAATGGCGTTCTCCTTCTCTCTCACATGCTATCCATGGTCTCCCACCCACACCATACCCCAAACCCTGCCACCGCCGCCCTCCTCCGCTCAAAAACTCTTCACTTCTCTCTCCTTCCCGCTCTCTCACCGCCACGACCGGCTCCTCATCCATTCTTCCCTCTCCTATTCAACCCCTACCtccacccaccaccaccaccaccttcctCCGGACTTCACTCCGCAGCAGCTCCTCGATACCCTCCGCCGCCAGAACGACGAGTCCTCGGCGCTCCGCCTCTTCGACTGGGCCTCCAAGCAGCCCAATTTCACCCCCGACTCCACTGTGTACGAGGAGGTCCTCCGCAAGCTCGGAAAGGTGGGGTCTTTCGAGTCGATGAGGAGCATCCTTAACGAGATGAAGCACGTCGGCTGCCCTATTAGCTCAGGTACTTTCTTGATTTTTGTTCAGAGCTACGCAGCCTTTGATTTGTATGATGAAATTCTTGGGGTTGTGGAAATGATGGAAGGCGAATTCGGGTGCAAACCCAACACTCATTTCTACAATTTCTTGTTGAATGTTGTTGTTGAGGGGAACAAACTTAAGCTAGTCGAAACTGCGAATTCGGGCATGCTTGGTAGAGGAATTAAGCCGGATGTTTCCACATTTAACATTTTGATAAAGGCATTGTGTAGAGCTCATCAGATTAGGCCTGCCCTTTTGTTGATGGAGGAGATGTCGAACCATGGTTTGAAGCCGGATGAGAAAACGTTCACGACAGTAATGCAGGGGTACATTGAGGAAGGTGACATGAAAGGGGCATTGAGAATGAGGGACCAGATGGTAGAACATGGGTGCCCGTGTACAAATGTGACTCTTAATGTTTTGGTTAATGGGTTTTGCAAAGAGGGTCGTGTCGATGAAGCGTTCAGTTTTATAGAAAAGATGGTGGATGAGGGGTTCTCTCCGGATCAGTTTACGTTTAATACGTTGGTGAAGGGTTTGTGCAGGGTGGGGCATGTTACGCATGCTTTGGAGATCATGGACATGATGCTTCAAGAGGGATTTGAACTGGATATTTACACGTATAACTCCTTGATTTCCGGATTGTGTAAGTTGggtgaaattgaagaggcgGTGGAACTTCTCGATCAAATGGTTTCGAGGGACTGTTCTCCAAATACTGTCACATATAATACTCTGATTAGCACATTGTGTAAGGAGAACCGGGTTGAAGAGGCAACTAAACTTGCTCGTGTTCTTACTAGCAAGGGAATTTTGCCTGATGTTTGTACTGTCAATTCTCTGATTCAAGGTCTCTGCTTGAACAGTAATCATAAAGCTGCTTTGGAACTATTTGAGGAGATGAAGGCATCAGGATGCCAGCCTGATGGGTTTACTTACAGTATGTTGATTGATAGCCACTGTTCGAGAGGGAGGCTAAAGGAGGCAATGAGCATGCTGAAAGAAATGGAGTTGAGAGGCTGTGCACGTAATGTGGTTATATACAATACTCTCATTGATGGGTTgtgcaaaaacaaaagaattgaagaCGCAGAAGAGATTTTTGATCAGATGGAACTGCAAGGGATTTCAAGAAATTCAGTGACCTACAACACCCTTATTGATGGCCTTTGTCAGAGTAAACGGGTGGAGGAAGCTTCCCAGCTTATGGACCAGATGATAATGGAAGGCTTGAAGCCCGACAAGTTCACCTATAATTCCATGCTCACGTATTTCTGTAGATCTGGGGATATAAAGAAGGCAGCAGATATTGTTCAGACAATGAGTTCAAATGGGTGTGAACCAGACATAGTCACATACGGGACACTGATTGGGGGGTTATGTAGGGCAGGTAGGGTTCAGGTTGCAAGCAGACTCCTCAGAAGTCTGCAGATGAAAGGGTTGATCCCATCTCCCCAGGCTTATAACCCTGTACTACAATCTCTATTTAAACGGAAGAGAACAACAGAAGCCATGAGGCTTTTCCGAGAGATGATGGAGAAAGGTGATCCTCCTGATTCTATAACATATAAGATTGTCCTTCGAGGGCTTTGTAATGGTGGAGGACCAATTGGAGAAGCAGTTGACTTTGCGGTTGAGATGATGGAGAAAGGTTATTTGCCAGAATTCTCATCATTTTCTATGCTGGCTGAAGGACTCCAAGCTTTATCCATGGAGGATACCTTAATTAATCTTGTTGATATGGTCATGGAGAAAGCGAAGCTTTCAGACAGTGAAGTTTCCATGATAAGCGGTTTCCTCAAAATCCGCAAATATCAGGATGCATTGGCCAACCTTGGTGGTATCTTGAATAGAGAAAAGCCCAGAAAATCTTATTGGCAAAGATGATTTATTCGGAACCAGTTTCAACTTTCAAGTATCAGCTTCTAGTCCAACAGAAGATGCAACATAGACGTAGTAAACATGATGAAGGAATTTTGGAGGATGATATGCGTAGAGCTAGGAAGCATGGAATCAATACGTTATAGCACTGTTCCCCATCTACAAAAGGAGAGTTCAGGTACTTCCATAGATATGGTAATATTATACCACCGAAAATGAATCCATCCCTTCTTTTGATACCCTATCTTCTAAGCTGATGTAGCAGATAATGTAAACGTATTGCAAACTTTTTTCAAATGTATTAGCCGTTCTCCCTGATGGTGCTTGTGTATTATTCTAGAGTATACTAAAAATAGCTGGCGTATGGACTAAGTTTTTGGAAACAATAGTACATGTTTATCATGATATTAATTCAAATGCATACGactgcaacttctcactttatGTTGATACAAGTTGGACTTTACGTGTATAGAGAAAGATCAAACATTAAGAATAGAGCTATAGGTTTTTCTGTAGTCTCACATATTCACGTCATGCATTCATTTTTGTGTAAAATGTGACCCCCGCTGTGTGCAACGGGTTTAGGTTCTTCGAATGTAGCACATGTTTGATGGGAGTATTGCGTTGTCACTCGTGCTGTGCCACGCAGAATCTGGCACAACATATTTCAAAGTGAACCTTACTGGAAATTCAAGTCTGTCTTGAACTTACGAGTATATAAGAAGAAAATTTCTTCATTTTAGGATCAGATCCTCCTCTTCTTAGTCTCAGGTGACCCACGATGGAACGTAtttcaactctctctctcgctctctccatCTCTCCATTGGAACTTATTTCGTGCTCTCGTAATTGTGAAGAATATGCTTAGGTGTATTCTTTAACTATGTTATTTCTCTTTGATCTGGTACTTATGCACCTCATTCAGTTGCACAAAATATTTAGCATTTAGATTTGCCTTATCTGGTGGACACTTTGATGATCCATTATCTTGTCTGGTCAGGACAGTATTCATTTTGCAGTGCaaatggcttttttttttttttttttaatcagggACGTACCAGTCGAACACAAAGACGAGTGATTAACATTACTCTTGAACTAAACCCTTAGTTTTTCTACAAATGTTTGGAAATGCTATCTTAAAAAACATTTCTACTTAGAAGCACATCaagatttttaattaaaatgcaaGTGCTTTTTGGAATcttt is part of the Malus domestica chromosome 12, GDT2T_hap1 genome and encodes:
- the LOC103450208 gene encoding actin-depolymerizing factor 2; this translates as MANAASGMAVHDDCKLKFLELKAKRTYRSIVFKIEEKQKQVVVEHVGEPAETYEQFTEKLPADECRYAIFDFDFLTPEGVQKSRIFFIAWSPDTSRVRSKMIYASSKDRFKRELDGIQVELQATDPTEIGLDVIKSRAS
- the LOC103413768 gene encoding pentatricopeptide repeat-containing protein At3g53700, chloroplastic-like codes for the protein MAFSFSLTCYPWSPTHTIPQTLPPPPSSAQKLFTSLSFPLSHRHDRLLIHSSLSYSTPTSTHHHHHLPPDFTPQQLLDTLRRQNDESSALRLFDWASKQPNFTPDSTVYEEVLRKLGKVGSFESMRSILNEMKHVGCPISSGTFLIFVQSYAAFDLYDEILGVVEMMEGEFGCKPNTHFYNFLLNVVVEGNKLKLVETANSGMLGRGIKPDVSTFNILIKALCRAHQIRPALLLMEEMSNHGLKPDEKTFTTVMQGYIEEGDMKGALRMRDQMVEHGCPCTNVTLNVLVNGFCKEGRVDEAFSFIEKMVDEGFSPDQFTFNTLVKGLCRVGHVTHALEIMDMMLQEGFELDIYTYNSLISGLCKLGEIEEAVELLDQMVSRDCSPNTVTYNTLISTLCKENRVEEATKLARVLTSKGILPDVCTVNSLIQGLCLNSNHKAALELFEEMKASGCQPDGFTYSMLIDSHCSRGRLKEAMSMLKEMELRGCARNVVIYNTLIDGLCKNKRIEDAEEIFDQMELQGISRNSVTYNTLIDGLCQSKRVEEASQLMDQMIMEGLKPDKFTYNSMLTYFCRSGDIKKAADIVQTMSSNGCEPDIVTYGTLIGGLCRAGRVQVASRLLRSLQMKGLIPSPQAYNPVLQSLFKRKRTTEAMRLFREMMEKGDPPDSITYKIVLRGLCNGGGPIGEAVDFAVEMMEKGYLPEFSSFSMLAEGLQALSMEDTLINLVDMVMEKAKLSDSEVSMISGFLKIRKYQDALANLGGILNREKPRKSYWQR